The nucleotide window ATCGGGGATCAATTGACCTGCGTCTTTGTCGACAATGGACTTCTGCGGCTGGCCGAGGGTGATCAGGTTATGGCCACCTTTGCCGAAAATCTGGGTGTCAAGGTGATCCGGGTGGATGCCGAGGAGCGTTTCCTGGCCGCTCTGGCCGGAGAGAGCGATCCCGAGAAAAAGCGTAAGATCATCGGCGGCCTGTTCGTGGAGATCTTTGACGAAGAGGCGAGCCGGATCGCGGACGCCAGCTGGCTGGCACAGGGGACCATCTATCCCGACGTGATCGAGTCGGCCGGAGCAAAGACCGGCAAGGCCCACAACATCAAGAGCCATCACAACGTCGGCGGTCTTCCCGAACACATGAAACTCAAACTGCTGGAGCCGCTGCGCGAACTGTTCAAGGACGAGGTGCGTGCCATCGGTGAAGAGTTGGGGCTGCCGCACCAGATGGTATGGCGCCATCCCTTCCCGGGACCGGGGCTGGGTGTACGCATCCTGGGAGAGGTCAGGAAAGAATACGCCGATATCCTGCGCCGCGCCGATGCCATTTATATCGAAGAGCTGTATGCGGCCGGACATTACCACAAGATCAGCCAGGCCTTTGCCGTATTCCTGCCGGTCAAGAGCGTCGGGGTCATGGGGGATGGCCGCACCTATGAATACGTGATCGCACTGCGGGCTGTGGAAACCAAGGATTTCATGACCGCCGGCTGGTATCCGCTGCCTTACGAGGATATGGCGCGGATCAGCGGCAGGATCATCAACGAGGTCAAAGGGGTCAACCGGGTTGTCTACGATATCTCCAGTAAACCCCCTGCCACGATCGAGTGGGAATAGCGGATCGTTGAAGGTTTCGGAGTCCCGAATCCGATTCATTACTGCTGAGCGTACCGGGAATGGCCGAGGCAACACCTGCTGTCTGCCGCGACTTTTCCGCGCGCTCCATGCCGTGAAAGACGTCCGGTGGTCTGATTGCAGCGCCGGCGGGCGCATGTGCCAAATTGAAGGGGGGAAGCAGATGAAGCGCTTTGTCATCGAATGTGCCATAGCCGTACCGCCTGCCGCGAGCTTAGCCCCCACGTTTCGATCCGGCTTTCACGCCGGAACCGTTTGTCACCTCACCGATCATCTTTCCATCAGTTTCAATCATCAGCCGGTCCATCCGATAAAAGCTATATGCCGCCTTGACGGCAGTCTCCTGAACGTATCCCGGAGCGGTTTGAACGCTCCGCACCTATCCGAAGGAGTGGACAATGGAAGTTAAGCCGCGGTACGTCGACAACCCGGTGACGGGCTTCATTACCTGGAGTATCGTCTGGGGAGTTGTGGCTGTCCTGGTCGGTGTCCTGATTTCGCTGCAATTGATTTGGCCGCAGCTCAACGTCCCCCCCTATCTGACCTATGGACGTCTGCGCCCGATCCACACCAATGCCGGCATCTTCGGCTGGGGCATCGGCAGCTTCATCGCCCTGTTCTTCTACATCACCCAGCGCCTGACCCGCACTCCGTTATGGAGCCCCAAACTGGCCAGATTCACGCTCTGGCTGTTCAATATCGGCATCGCCTCCGCCGCGGTGACCCTGGCCATGGGCATGAACCGGACCAAGGAATACGCCGAGTTGGAATGGCCTCTGGCGATCGTGGTGGCCATCATCTGGGTGCTCTTTTCGGTCAATGTGTTCATGACCATCTACAAGCGCAAGGAAGAGCAGATGTACATCTCGCTCTGGTACATCATGGCCACGCTGGTCGGTGTTACGGTGCTGTACGTGATCAACAACCTGGGGATGCCGCTCAATCTGTTCAAATCCTACTCGGCCTTTGCCGGCACCAATGATGCCAACGTGCAGTGGTGGTACGGCCATAATGCCGTGGCCATGGTGCTGACCACTCCCCCACTGGCGATCTTCTACTACTTTCTGCCCAAGGTCACCGGCAATCCCATTTACAGCCACCGCATGGGCATTATCGCCTTCTGGAGCCTGATCTTCATGTATCTCTGGACCGGTGCCCACCATCTGCTCTGGACCCCGGTACCCGACTGGATCCAGACCCTGGCAATGGCTTTTTCGATCATGCTGATCGCCCCTTCCTGGGGAGCGGTTTTCAATGGCTACCTGACCATGAACGGGCAATGGCAGCAATTGAAGGACAACTACCTGGTCAAGTTCCTGATTGCCGGCATCACCTTCTACGGTTTGCAGACCCTCCAGGGCCCCATGCAGTCGGTTCGAAGCTTCTCCGCCTTCATCCACTACACGGACTGGGTGCCGGGCCATGTCCATATGGGGGCGCTGGGCTGGGTTTCCATGGTGTTGTTCGCAGCCATCTATTACGTGGTCACCAGGGTGAACGAAACGGAGATCTACAGCGAGAAACTGGTCAGCGTGCATTTCTGGCTCGTCTTGGCCGGACAGCTGGGATTCTCCATAACCATGTGGATCGCCGGCGTGCAGCAGGGAAGCATGTTGCTGGCAACCAACCCCGATGGCACGCTGCACTACAGTTTCATGGAGACGTTGATTGCAACCTATCCCTACTACAAGATGCGCTCTCTGAGCGGCTTGATCTACCTGGCGGGTCTGGCAGTATTCGTTTACAACATCTGCATGACTGCCAGGAAGGGCGCACGGGCCGCCTTACCGGCTTCAACCACTGAATCGGGCATCAGCACCGTTTCTTCATCCTGAAACGAGCGGGGGACACCACCATGCTGGAAAAGAACCCTGTTGTCTTCATCATACTGGCTTTTGCCGTGATCATGGTCGGCACGATCGTCACCATGATCGCCCCCTTCAAGTGGATCAACGGCCCCGGTGACAGCATCGCCGAGGTCAAGGCCTACACTCCGCTACAGCAGGAGGGGCGCGATATCTACATGAGGGAAGGGTGCAACAATTGCCATTCCCAGACTGTCCGCACGCTGGCCTCCGATGTGGAGCGGTACGGAAACGGCGCCGGTTATTCCCGGTCAGGGGAATTCGCTTACGACCGGCCCTTCCTGTGGGGATCGCGCCGCACCGGGCCGGACCTGGCGCGCATCGGGCTCAAGTACCCCGATGCCAAGGGGGCCTGGCACCGCAAACATATGGAGAACCCCCAGTCAGTGGTGCCGGCCTCCAATATGCCTGCGTATGCCCATTTGAACGTGCCGCTCGACACCACCTATTCCGAACGGAAGATGAAGCTGCTGGGATTTCCCTACACCCAGGCGGATCTGGACGAACTCAAAGGCAAGACCGAGATGGATGCCATTGTCGCTTACATGCGTAAACTCGGTACGGACGTGCCGGTCAAGACCAAGACGGCTGCTGCCGCGGCGACCGGCGAAAACCCGTACCGCGAGCTGAAACCGATCGAGGCTGAGGCGAAAAGTCTCTATGCCAGGGAGTGTTCGGCCTGCCACGGTGAGAAGATGGAGGGGGTAGTAGGACCGAAATTGAAGGGAATTCGCCTGGGCGATCCCGAGTTGTTTGCAGTCATTGCCAACGGCAGAACCGACAAGGGCATGCCGGGCTTTCAAGGAACGCTGGGCGAGCAGCAGGTCTGGAAACTGGTTACCCTGATCCGGCAGGGACGCGACTGATGGCCGGGGTCGGGCTGCTTTCCATCACTGCTTTTTTGCTGGCTGTCTTGCTGGTGATTGTTGTGATGTCGCTGCGGAAGGAAAGCAAAAAACGTCTGGAAGCCCCGAAGTACCGCATGCTCGAAGAGGAATAAACGGAGGAGTCGCAGCCATGTCCGAACAGCACGATTATGATGGCATCAGGTATAGGGAGGAACAGCGTTCGCCCGCGGTATTCCGGGTGCTTTTCGTTGTCCTGGTACTGTGGGGAGCTGCCTTCATCGGGTATTACCTTTTCAGCGGGTGGAGTTCCCAGGCCGAGGCCGAAGCCGATCGTACTGCCCGTGAAGCGCGCAAAAAAGGGGCAGCCGCCAGCCCGGACAACAAAGCTGCTCAGGGAAAACAGCTGTACGCAGCCAACTGCGCCGCGTGCCACGGAGAAACTGCCAAGGGGAGCGTGGGGCCCGATCTGACCGCGGCTGCCTACAAATATGGAAAATCAAAAACAGAGATCTCCCGTTCGATCGGCGAAGGGCGCCCCGGTGGCATGCCCGGTTTCGGCAGCCAACTCGATAAGGAGCAGATTGAAGCCCTGGCTGAATATCTGTTGTCTCTGAAATAAAAAGAGGGGATTTTTGAGCATGGATATCATATCGTTCGAAGAAATCATGTTTACCATCATGTCTGCAACCCAGGACACCTTCAAAAGCTACATGAACATCGATCTGTTGGCCGGAAAGGTCGAGCGGCGCGTTGATCCGGTTGATTCCGACGTGACCGGGATCGTCGGAGTGGCGGGTGGCCGCGTCGGGTACATTATCGTAGCCACGGACAAGAAAAGCGCACAACTCGTTGCCAAGGAACTGCTGATGGTGGACGAGGCCGACGACGAGTGCATCCGGGATGCGGTAGGGGAACTGGCCAACAACGTGGCCGGGGCCTTCAAGACCAAGTACCACGAACATTACGGCAACGTGGCCTTGGGTTTTCCCTTGGTCATCTCCGGTCAGCTGCGCACCATTTCAGAACCTCCTGACCCCGACGAGGGGGCCAGCATCAACGTGCAGTGCAAGGGGGTTACCATTCCCTTTACCACTGCCAATGGCAGCGTTACGCTGAAAGTCATGGTGTACATGTAGGATCGCCGGCGGTCTGCGCCGCGGGTGGGACAAGGAATCATTCGTGCAGGAAATTCTGGAACGTTACGGGATGTTGCTGCAGGAGGTGGACAACTGGCTGGCCACCTGCCTGGCAACACAGGGAGGGTCGATCGCCTGTCGGAGCGGATGTTCCGCCTGCTGCCGCGGGCTTTTCGACATTACCATACTGGATGCACTGTATCTGAAAGCCGGCTTCGACCGTCTGCCTCCTGACCGGCAGAGCAGCATCAGGCTGAAGGCGAAGGCGCGTCTGGATGCCATCCAGGCCGGGTGGCCCGCTTTCAGTCCGCCCTGGGTGTTGAACACCCTGCCGGAGCCGGAATGGGACCTGATCATGCCGGATGACGACGAAACTCCGTGTGTGATGCTGTCGGAAGAGGGGCAATGTCTTGTCTATGCCCACCGCCCCATGACCTGCCGTCTCAACGGCATCCCTTTGATCGACGTCAGTGGTGAAGAGCTGTTCGATGAATGGTGCACGCTCAATTTTACCGATATCGATCCGCGTACGCTGGAGGAATTGCGTCATCCGTTCAGGGAACTCTTTGCCCAGGAACTGCTGCTGTTTCGCGAGTTGACCAAGCGATTGCTGGGCAGGCCGGTCAATGAACTGGACACCGTCATTCCCGCCGCAGCTTTCCTCGAATCCAACATGCTGAGCAGGCTGAGCGGCGACCTGCCTGCGGACAAGGATCAATAGGCGACACCGTACTCCTTCATGCAGGTGATGAATCGGAAAGCCCTTTTTACCCGTGATACGATCCGCATCGGTTTCAGGGGTTTGGGAATGAAATCGATGCAGTCCGATTCCACTGCCTTTTTCTCGTCCTCGCCGGTGGCCAGCGAGGTCAGCATGATCACCGGCAGCTGCTCGGTCCGGAAATCGGCTTTGAGTGTTCTCAGGACTCCGAAGCCATCCAGGCGGGGCATGATGGAATCGCAGATCACCAGATCCGGTTCGAACTCCACCGCCAGGTTGAATGCCTTGAGCGGATCGCTGGTGGACTTGATGTTGAAGCCTTCGGTCAGGAGCGCCAGTTCGATGATCTGGGCATCTTTCTCATCGTCGTCCACCACGAGGATCTTGCGGCGCGGATCCGCATCAGAGCCTGTTTTTCGGTAGTAAAAGGAAATGGCAGCCATCAGGTCGTCACGGGTTGCCAGTACCGGGACGATCTTCAGGTTGTTCCTCTTGGACAGAAGGTCCATAGTCTCCAGGTCGAACGGGTCGTTTACCGCCAGGTACAGGACGTTTTCCGCCAGCTTGAGCGGGAATGCAAGTTTCATGAGCGCAATTTCGGCGGGAACGAGATCAAGCAGGGTCTTGCTGAAGTGGTGACTGACAATCCTGGCAACCTTTTTGAACCCGAACTGGCGGGAAAGCGACTGGATCAACTCCTCCTGGTTTATGACCCCCATCTCTTCCAGGATCTCACCCAGTCTACCGCCGATGTTCTTCTGGCGCTCCAGAGCCCGTCCAAGGGTAACCGGCGTAATGATGCCGGCCTCGACCAACAGGTCTCCCAGATGTTTCCTGATGTCCATACGCCCACCTCTCGTGGCGCTTAGAATCTGCCGCACCGGCATATTGCCGTACATTTTTTAATTTACCCCATTTTTATCACCTGTCTAATTGCCCGGTCATTTTATCGAACCGGCCGACACGATTTCGGATCATATGGAACAGCAGGAATATCAGGCGTTGAAACCCATGGTACTCAGGTGGGGCGGCAGACTGGCAATGGTGAGTGCCATTCTGACGCTCCCGCTGTTCGTAATCTCCCTGCAACTCGATGCGAGAGGGGGACGATCCATCCTGATCGCCCAGTTGTTGATGCAGATTTCAAGCACCCTGATTTTTGTGGTGCTGACCGGCCTGCTGCGCAGTTTTCTCGTGAGAAACTGTTTGTTTCGGGGAGCCGACCGGCCGTTGTTTTTTCTGATACTCTTGAATTGTGTCTATGCCGCCTTTTCTTCGATGGCGTTGCTTGATCCCCAGAGCAAGGAACAGTTCCAAACCGTTTTGATGACGCTTGTGGTGGCGCTTGGAATGCTCCAGGCGCTGTTCGGCTATCTGCTGAGGCGGATGGAAAACGATCTGGGGGGCTTTAAGCGCGCATTTTCCAGTCTGAATGTATTTACCGGGGTCTGTCTGGCATCGCTGGTGCTGATTCCAGTCGGCGTCCTGGCCAGCGCGGTTGCCGATGTCATGCTTGCAACGATCTTCTTCCGGGAGGTCGACCGACAGGGGCATCTGCCGGAAGATTCTCCCGAGCCATGAGTAGCTTGATGAGTAGATTGATCCTTGAATCTAACGGAGGTTGATATGGACCAGAAGGCCTGGACACCTGCAGATCTGTTGCAACTTTCAGGGGGATACTGGAGCATCTGCGCTCTCCACACCGGTGTGAAACTGGATCTCTTTACCAGACTGACGGATCGTCCCCTTGGTGCCGCCGAACTGGCAGGCCAGCTCGAAGTCGATGCGCGCGGACTGGGGATGCTGCTCGATGCGCTGTCTGCCATGGCCCTGCTGGAGAAGAGGGGAGGCTCCTATGGTGCGTCACCTTCTGCCGCCGAGTACCTCAGCCGTTCCTCCTCCAAGTACCTGGGCCATATCATCATGCATCACCACCACCTGATGGATGGCTGGCTGCATCTCGATCAGGCCGTGAGAAAAGGGGGGGCTGTTCGGGAGAGCGTATCGCGTTGCGGAGACGAGAGCTACCGCGAGAGTTTCCTGATGGGCATGTTCAATCTGGCCATGCAGCTGGCTCCCCTGGTGGTGAAAGCAGTCGATCTCGGCGGACGGCGGCGCCTGCTGGATCTGGGGGGAGGTCCCGGGACCTACGCCATCCATTTTTGCCTGCAGAATCCCGCCCTGACGGCAGTTGTCTATGATCTCCCCTCAACCCGCAGGTTCGCCGAAGAGACCATTGCCCGTTTCGGGCTTGGCGAGCGGATCGCCTTCAACGACGGTGACTTCATCAACAGCGGCATCGAAGGACGCTACGACGTGGCCTGGCTGTCGCATATCCTGCACGGGGAAAGCCCTGACAGCTGTGCCGTGATACTGAGGAAGGCGATTTCGGCCTTGGAACCGGGGGGCATCATCCTGGTGCAGGAATTCATCCTCGAAGATACCAAGGATGGCCCCCTGTTCCCTGCGCTTTTCTCACTGAACATGCTGCTGGGGACACCTGCCGGGCAGGCCTATTCCCAGGCAGAGCTGCTGGACATGCTGGCCGCGGCCGGTGCCGTCGACCTCCGCCGGTTGCCGGTCGACTTGCCGAACGGTGCCGGGATCATCGCCGGCAGCGTACCGGCAGCCTGACGATCGATATACGGTTATATCCATGAAAAAACAGAGGCCCGTGGAACAAGGTTCCACGGGCCTCTGAACGCCGTATATCGAATTTTCTATCGGGCGGCCTTGACCATCAGGTCGCTTACCAGGCGTGTGAAGCGCAGCGGGTCTTTGATGGGGGACCCTTCGGTCAACAGGGCCTGGTCATAGAGCAGTTCGGCATAGTCATTCAGACGGCTGTCCTGCTGGTTGCCCTTGAAGATATCCGCCATGACCCGTATGATCGGGTGATTCGGGTTCAGCTCAAGTACGCGCTTCGACTCGGGCACCGGCTGGTTCATGGCCTTGAGAATGCGCTCCATGTTGGCGTTCATGCCGTATTCATCGGCCACCAGGCAGCAGGCGCTGTCGGTCAGACGCTTGGAGAGCCGCACGTCCTTGAGGCTGCTTTCCAGCTGCCCTTTGATGAACGAGAGCAGGTCGCCGTATTCCTTGCGGGCTTCCTCCTGTTTGGCCTCCTTTTCCTTTTTTTCCTCTTCGCTGTCCAGATCCAGGTCGCCCCGGTCAACCGCCTTGAGCTTCTTCTCCTTGTATTCCTGCAGGCTCTGAACGACCCATTCGTCCACCGGATCGGTCATGAACAGTACTTCGTATCCCTTGGCCTTGAAAACCTCCAGGTGCGGTGAGGTTTCGAGCGCAGCCCGATTGTCGCCGGTGATATAGTAGATCTCCTGCTGGGACGCCGGCATGCGCTCGGCATACTCCTTCAGCGAGGTGTAGGCGCCCGCCTCGGTGGCAGTGCTCTCGAACAGCACCAGTTCCTGCAGTTTCTCCTTGTTGGCATAATCGAAATGCAGCCCTTCCTTGAGAACCGGCCCGAACTCCTTCCAGAAGGTCACATAGTCGTTAAAGCTCTTTTCCTTGGATTCAGCCAGCGTCGAGAGCACCTTGCCGACCAGGTTTTTCTGGATGCGCTTGATCTGCACATCCTCCTGAAGGATTTCGCGGGAGACGTTCAGCGGCAGGTCGCTGGAATCGACCACACCCTTCACGAAACGCAGGTAGTCGGGAATCAGCTCTTCGCAGTGGTCGGTGATGAAGACCCGTTTGACATAGAGCTGCAGCCCCTTTTTACGGTCCGACATGAACAGGTCGAACGGCTTCTTGGCAGGCAGGTAGAGCAGGGCCTTGAATTCGCTGATTCCCTCGGCCGAGAAGTGGATCGTGCTAAAGGGATTCTCGAAATCATGAGAGATATGTTTGTAGAATTCCTGGTATTCTTCTTCGGTAACCTCGCTCTTCGGCCTGGTCCAGATCGCCTTCATGGAGTTGAGGGTCTGTTCCTCGGTCTTTTCGATGGTTCCGGCGCCTTCGATCTCCTTCCCGTCCACACCTTTGGGGGTCTCGCTGCGGGTGATGTCCATCACGACCGGATACTGGATGTAGTCGGAGTATTTTTTGACGATGGAACGGATCTTCCACTCATCGAGATACTCCTTGAACTCCTCTTTCAGATGAAGCGTGATCTCGGTGCCGCGCTGCTCTTTCGTGATTTCCTCGACAGTATAGCTGCCGTCGCCGATCGATTCCCAGCGGCAGCCTGCCTCGGGTGCCCCCGGCTTGCGGGTTTCCAGCACCACCCGGTCGGCCACCATGAAGGAGGCATAGAAGCCTACGCCGAACTGGCCGATCAGTTCCGGGCTGTCGCCGGCGGACTTGTCCTTGAGCGCCTGCATGAAGGCCTTGGTGCCGGAGCGGGCGATGGTGCCGATATTTTCCTCCACCTCGGCCATGCCCATGCCGATGCCGTTGTCACGGATGGTGAGGGTGCCGGCGTCCTTGTCCGGGATCAGCTTGATCTTCCAGTCGCTGTTGCCCTCCAGCAGGTTTTCGTTCGAATGCGATTCGAAGCGGATCTTGTCGATGGCGTCGGAAGCATTGGAGATCAGCTCACGCAGAAAGATGTCGCGATTGGAATAGAGCGAGTGGATCACAAGATCGAGAAGCTGTTGAACCTCGGTCTGGAACTGTTTGGTGGTCTTGGACATGCCGCAGGTTTCTCCTTGATGGTATGAATTTGAATTTCCATAATTTAAGCACTGCCAGATCATTTTTCAAGGGGGGTGGAGTGAATGGCGGAAAATCACCCGCTATCGTTCGTGCCGCTGTTCAATTTACGGCCAAATGGGGATGCAGAGAGGGAAGGGGATGTGCGGCCGCGGGGCGGACTGTCTGCCCCGCAGCCGGAAGAGTAGCGTGCCGAAGGTTTTACTTGCTCAGTTTCTTTCTGATGGCCTCCACCACATGATAGGCATCGTTAATGGCGGTGTAGATCAGGTTGGGATGCCGCTCTTCGGTGATGGCTCCTTCGCTGATTTTCATGTACGAAGGGGATATGGCCCCCCCGATTACGTACACTCCCTTGCGGGTCGACTCGAATTCGGAGGTCAGAAGCGCCAGGCGCTCCCCTTCCTTGGCGATTTTGCACACCCCGGCGGTGCAGGCGATCATCTGGATGCCGATCTTGTCAAAGATCGGCATCGGCCCTTGGGAGCCGATACAGGCAATGACGTTCTGCATCGGAAAGCTCATGGCATGGTAGAGATCAATGCCGTCGGCCTGCTTGAACTCGTTGATCCGGATCACCAGCCGGTCGACCCCCTCTTCGTCGACTTCGCCGATACGAGGCATGGCCCCGGGCAGCAGGCGGATGTTGCCCCCCAGCAGGATCTCTTCACCCAGGCGCTGGGCTGTTTCCTTGTTGACGTCGAAGGTTTCGGCCTTGTGAGCCCAGTATACGGGCTGGGTATCATTGACCTCGCGTTTGGCTTTGAGAATGCCGGTTATCACGTCGGCAGCCGTGTTGCCCCCGCCGATCACCAGGGTCTTGATGCCGATATATTTGCTGGCATCTTCGACATTTTTGGCAACCATCTTGGCATCCCCATATACCGAAAGTTCCCGGGGAATACTGCTGCCGAATGCCAGCACAACCTTCTTACCCTTGAAGTTGCCCTTGGAAGTATGAACGGTCAATCCGTCCCGCCCATCCTTGATCTCCTCGAATACCGCTTCGGTCTGTATATTCAGGTTCTCGTGCTGGACAAAATGCTGCACGTACTGCAGGTAGCTTTCAACCGTAACAGGTTTGTCAGGCGGTCTCAACTCCTCGACCAGAAAGGGCTCCGGAGCGTCCTTGGGTTTGGAGGCATACACCAGCTTTCCTTCGGGATACGTATTGGCTATACCCTGGAAAGCCGCCTTGCCCGACTCCAGCACCAGATAGGACAGGCCATTTTTGTGGCAGAGATACGCAGTGGCAAGCCCTGCCGGACCGCCACCAATGATCAAAACATCATAGATAGTGCTCATGTTTCCTTTTCCTTCTGTGAGTGAAATACTGCTTAGTTCATAGCATGCCGGCGGATAAAGATAAAGAGTCTAATGACGCGGACCCCTCCGGCATAAAGTGGTTTTTGTTTTCCGGAGGTTGGGGTAGAATATGACAATAATCTAAGGAGGTTTCCATGAGAGATAAAAACTGCAAAATGGCTGCGGCAGCTTTTCTGATGGTGGCAGGGGGGATAATCGGAGCGGGTCTGGCTCTTGTGCTGGCACCGCAATCCGGCGAGCGCACCCGTCGCGACTTGGCCCGTGCTGCCCGCAAGGTCAGGCGCAAGACGGATCAAACGGCGGACGAGCTGGCTGAAAACATCAACGAACTGGTGGATTCCATCGGTAATAAGGCCGATGATCTGGTGGGAAAAGGGAAAGATGTCGCCGGTACGGCGCGCAAGGAGCTGATCAGGTTGATCGAGGAGGGGGCATCGCGGCTGGAGAAGTTCCGCACCAAGCTGAGCAGGATGTGATCAGGGTCTGGACAAGGGAGAAACCGACCCTTCGGGAATCGCCGGAGACGGGAAGGGAGTGGCATGGCCTTTCGTCTCC belongs to Geobacter sp. SVR and includes:
- the guaA gene encoding glutamine-hydrolyzing GMP synthase encodes the protein MTDIHREKILILDFGSQYTQLIARRVREAHVYCELHPFDMDLDAIRAFSPSGIILSGGPKSVYEPGAPSVAEELFELGVPVLGICYGMQLMSRHFGGEVVPAGKREFGHADLLAAGQPGPLFDGFFAEGKSPVWMSHGDHVARVPAGFEVVAATANAPVCAIQDASRRLYGVQFHPEVNHTPRGELLIDTFVRKICGCGGLWTPGQIIEDAVTRIRQQVGHQRVILGLSGGVDSSVAAALIHRAIGDQLTCVFVDNGLLRLAEGDQVMATFAENLGVKVIRVDAEERFLAALAGESDPEKKRKIIGGLFVEIFDEEASRIADASWLAQGTIYPDVIESAGAKTGKAHNIKSHHNVGGLPEHMKLKLLEPLRELFKDEVRAIGEELGLPHQMVWRHPFPGPGLGVRILGEVRKEYADILRRADAIYIEELYAAGHYHKISQAFAVFLPVKSVGVMGDGRTYEYVIALRAVETKDFMTAGWYPLPYEDMARISGRIINEVKGVNRVVYDISSKPPATIEWE
- a CDS encoding cbb3-type cytochrome c oxidase subunit I, which translates into the protein MEVKPRYVDNPVTGFITWSIVWGVVAVLVGVLISLQLIWPQLNVPPYLTYGRLRPIHTNAGIFGWGIGSFIALFFYITQRLTRTPLWSPKLARFTLWLFNIGIASAAVTLAMGMNRTKEYAELEWPLAIVVAIIWVLFSVNVFMTIYKRKEEQMYISLWYIMATLVGVTVLYVINNLGMPLNLFKSYSAFAGTNDANVQWWYGHNAVAMVLTTPPLAIFYYFLPKVTGNPIYSHRMGIIAFWSLIFMYLWTGAHHLLWTPVPDWIQTLAMAFSIMLIAPSWGAVFNGYLTMNGQWQQLKDNYLVKFLIAGITFYGLQTLQGPMQSVRSFSAFIHYTDWVPGHVHMGALGWVSMVLFAAIYYVVTRVNETEIYSEKLVSVHFWLVLAGQLGFSITMWIAGVQQGSMLLATNPDGTLHYSFMETLIATYPYYKMRSLSGLIYLAGLAVFVYNICMTARKGARAALPASTTESGISTVSSS
- a CDS encoding cbb3-type cytochrome c oxidase subunit II, producing MLEKNPVVFIILAFAVIMVGTIVTMIAPFKWINGPGDSIAEVKAYTPLQQEGRDIYMREGCNNCHSQTVRTLASDVERYGNGAGYSRSGEFAYDRPFLWGSRRTGPDLARIGLKYPDAKGAWHRKHMENPQSVVPASNMPAYAHLNVPLDTTYSERKMKLLGFPYTQADLDELKGKTEMDAIVAYMRKLGTDVPVKTKTAAAAATGENPYRELKPIEAEAKSLYARECSACHGEKMEGVVGPKLKGIRLGDPELFAVIANGRTDKGMPGFQGTLGEQQVWKLVTLIRQGRD
- a CDS encoding CcoQ/FixQ family Cbb3-type cytochrome c oxidase assembly chaperone, translating into MAGVGLLSITAFLLAVLLVIVVMSLRKESKKRLEAPKYRMLEEE
- a CDS encoding c-type cytochrome; translation: MSEQHDYDGIRYREEQRSPAVFRVLFVVLVLWGAAFIGYYLFSGWSSQAEAEADRTAREARKKGAAASPDNKAAQGKQLYAANCAACHGETAKGSVGPDLTAAAYKYGKSKTEISRSIGEGRPGGMPGFGSQLDKEQIEALAEYLLSLK
- a CDS encoding chemotaxis protein CheX, whose protein sequence is MDIISFEEIMFTIMSATQDTFKSYMNIDLLAGKVERRVDPVDSDVTGIVGVAGGRVGYIIVATDKKSAQLVAKELLMVDEADDECIRDAVGELANNVAGAFKTKYHEHYGNVALGFPLVISGQLRTISEPPDPDEGASINVQCKGVTIPFTTANGSVTLKVMVYM
- a CDS encoding YkgJ family cysteine cluster protein, which gives rise to MQEILERYGMLLQEVDNWLATCLATQGGSIACRSGCSACCRGLFDITILDALYLKAGFDRLPPDRQSSIRLKAKARLDAIQAGWPAFSPPWVLNTLPEPEWDLIMPDDDETPCVMLSEEGQCLVYAHRPMTCRLNGIPLIDVSGEELFDEWCTLNFTDIDPRTLEELRHPFRELFAQELLLFRELTKRLLGRPVNELDTVIPAAAFLESNMLSRLSGDLPADKDQ
- a CDS encoding response regulator, with protein sequence MDIRKHLGDLLVEAGIITPVTLGRALERQKNIGGRLGEILEEMGVINQEELIQSLSRQFGFKKVARIVSHHFSKTLLDLVPAEIALMKLAFPLKLAENVLYLAVNDPFDLETMDLLSKRNNLKIVPVLATRDDLMAAISFYYRKTGSDADPRRKILVVDDDEKDAQIIELALLTEGFNIKSTSDPLKAFNLAVEFEPDLVICDSIMPRLDGFGVLRTLKADFRTEQLPVIMLTSLATGEDEKKAVESDCIDFIPKPLKPMRIVSRVKRAFRFITCMKEYGVAY
- a CDS encoding methyltransferase, producing MDQKAWTPADLLQLSGGYWSICALHTGVKLDLFTRLTDRPLGAAELAGQLEVDARGLGMLLDALSAMALLEKRGGSYGASPSAAEYLSRSSSKYLGHIIMHHHHLMDGWLHLDQAVRKGGAVRESVSRCGDESYRESFLMGMFNLAMQLAPLVVKAVDLGGRRRLLDLGGGPGTYAIHFCLQNPALTAVVYDLPSTRRFAEETIARFGLGERIAFNDGDFINSGIEGRYDVAWLSHILHGESPDSCAVILRKAISALEPGGIILVQEFILEDTKDGPLFPALFSLNMLLGTPAGQAYSQAELLDMLAAAGAVDLRRLPVDLPNGAGIIAGSVPAA
- the htpG gene encoding molecular chaperone HtpG yields the protein MSKTTKQFQTEVQQLLDLVIHSLYSNRDIFLRELISNASDAIDKIRFESHSNENLLEGNSDWKIKLIPDKDAGTLTIRDNGIGMGMAEVEENIGTIARSGTKAFMQALKDKSAGDSPELIGQFGVGFYASFMVADRVVLETRKPGAPEAGCRWESIGDGSYTVEEITKEQRGTEITLHLKEEFKEYLDEWKIRSIVKKYSDYIQYPVVMDITRSETPKGVDGKEIEGAGTIEKTEEQTLNSMKAIWTRPKSEVTEEEYQEFYKHISHDFENPFSTIHFSAEGISEFKALLYLPAKKPFDLFMSDRKKGLQLYVKRVFITDHCEELIPDYLRFVKGVVDSSDLPLNVSREILQEDVQIKRIQKNLVGKVLSTLAESKEKSFNDYVTFWKEFGPVLKEGLHFDYANKEKLQELVLFESTATEAGAYTSLKEYAERMPASQQEIYYITGDNRAALETSPHLEVFKAKGYEVLFMTDPVDEWVVQSLQEYKEKKLKAVDRGDLDLDSEEEKKEKEAKQEEARKEYGDLLSFIKGQLESSLKDVRLSKRLTDSACCLVADEYGMNANMERILKAMNQPVPESKRVLELNPNHPIIRVMADIFKGNQQDSRLNDYAELLYDQALLTEGSPIKDPLRFTRLVSDLMVKAAR